One segment of Patescibacteria group bacterium DNA contains the following:
- the gatB gene encoding Asp-tRNA(Asn)/Glu-tRNA(Gln) amidotransferase subunit GatB codes for MTKYVPVIGMEIHAELNTKTKMFCTCANGYKLQDRPNENICPICLGHPGMLPVANHQAIDWTILVGLALNCKINNFTKFDRKNYFYPDLPKGYQISQYDLPLTYDGHLQVGNKEVSIVRIHLEEDTGKLSHTSSGTLVDLSRAGTPLIELVTGPVIDSAKEAKEFCQLYQQILRYLEISEAEMEKGQMRCEANVSLQEDGKFEIINNEVKPLLDYQLNPKVELKNINSFRSLERAIEFEIRRQTKAIDAGEKLVQETRGWDEAKQETFSQRVKETAADYRYFPEPDLPPLQISEDKISLLRATLPELPQAKLKRFVAEYQFDPEVAGIIIADKTLAAYTEKVISEMIEWLDSVPEVEGTAEEIREREGKKISKLVGNWLVTHLFKHLNEHKTAIKDCKITPENFAEFLSLIYISKVNNLAAQQILEEMFATGKDPSDIMEEKNLGQMEDAGEIETIVEKIIAGNPKAVEDFKAGKEASFKFLVGQVMREAKGKANPAIINKLLLNKLS; via the coding sequence ATGACTAAATACGTACCGGTCATCGGCATGGAAATCCACGCCGAACTCAACACCAAAACCAAGATGTTCTGCACCTGCGCCAATGGCTATAAGTTGCAGGATAGACCCAACGAAAACATTTGCCCCATTTGCCTGGGACATCCGGGTATGTTGCCGGTAGCCAACCATCAAGCCATTGATTGGACGATTTTGGTCGGCCTGGCTTTGAATTGCAAAATCAATAATTTCACCAAGTTTGACCGCAAAAACTATTTTTATCCGGACCTGCCTAAGGGCTACCAAATCTCCCAATACGATCTGCCCCTGACTTATGATGGCCACTTGCAGGTCGGCAATAAAGAAGTTTCTATTGTGCGCATCCACTTAGAGGAAGACACGGGCAAACTCTCCCACACCTCTTCCGGCACCTTGGTTGATTTGTCGCGCGCCGGCACTCCCCTGATTGAACTGGTCACCGGACCGGTCATTGATAGTGCCAAGGAGGCCAAGGAATTCTGCCAACTCTACCAGCAAATCTTGCGTTACTTGGAAATCTCCGAGGCGGAGATGGAAAAAGGCCAAATGCGCTGTGAAGCCAACGTATCACTGCAGGAAGACGGCAAATTTGAAATCATCAATAATGAAGTCAAACCACTGCTGGATTACCAACTGAATCCCAAAGTGGAACTCAAAAATATCAACTCCTTCCGCTCACTGGAACGGGCGATTGAATTTGAAATCCGCCGCCAGACCAAAGCGATTGACGCCGGCGAAAAACTGGTGCAAGAGACCCGCGGTTGGGACGAGGCCAAACAAGAGACTTTCAGCCAGCGAGTCAAGGAAACCGCGGCCGACTACCGCTATTTCCCCGAACCGGATCTGCCGCCGCTACAAATCAGCGAAGACAAAATTTCCCTGTTGCGCGCCACCTTGCCGGAATTGCCTCAAGCCAAACTCAAGCGTTTCGTGGCCGAATACCAATTTGATCCGGAAGTTGCCGGCATTATTATCGCCGACAAAACCTTGGCCGCCTACACCGAAAAAGTCATTTCGGAAATGATTGAATGGCTGGATAGCGTGCCAGAAGTTGAGGGCACAGCTGAAGAAATCAGGGAACGCGAAGGCAAAAAAATCTCCAAGTTAGTGGGCAATTGGCTGGTTACTCACTTGTTCAAACATCTTAATGAACACAAAACCGCCATCAAGGACTGCAAAATTACGCCGGAAAACTTCGCCGAATTCCTGTCCCTGATTTATATTTCTAAAGTCAATAATCTGGCCGCCCAACAAATATTGGAAGAAATGTTCGCTACAGGCAAAGATCCGTCGGATATTATGGAAGAAAAAAACTTAGGCCAAATGGAAGACGCCGGGGAAATTGAAACGATCGTAGAAAAAATTATCGCCGGCAATCCCAAGGCGGTAGAAGATTTTAAAGCGGGCAAAGAAGCCTCTTTCAAATTCTTAGTCGGCCAAGTGATGCGCGAAGCCAAAGGCAAGGCCAACCCGGCGATAATTAACAAATTATTGCTGAATAAGCTGTCCTAA
- a CDS encoding HIT family protein, with amino-acid sequence MLPAPLKNAIIYEDKKLYACLANHPIVEGHTVVVWKNKVADLHLLAKKDYEYLMSKVNEIRNAMIKTLKTKKIYLVYMDEVKQVHWHLIPRYNKKGFGNFMSKPKKIKDFTLDDKIRKNLIAKKR; translated from the coding sequence ATGCTACCCGCGCCGCTTAAGAATGCCATCATTTATGAAGATAAAAAGCTTTATGCTTGCTTGGCCAACCACCCGATCGTTGAGGGCCATACGGTTGTCGTCTGGAAAAACAAGGTCGCTGACCTGCACTTGTTAGCTAAAAAAGATTATGAGTACTTGATGTCCAAGGTGAACGAAATTAGGAATGCGATGATAAAAACGCTAAAGACTAAAAAAATTTATCTGGTCTATATGGATGAAGTGAAACAAGTCCATTGGCATCTGATTCCTCGGTATAATAAAAAGGGCTTTGGCAATTTTATGTCAAAGCCGAAAAAAATAAAAGATTTTACGTTAGACGATAAGATAAGAAAAAATTTAATTGCAAAAAAACGTTAA
- the xerA gene encoding site-specific tyrosine recombinase/integron integrase: METNQHYPSQDPLVKLRQEMKLRNFSHKTIKSYLYYITDFLNKSKKQIRQINSSDIREYLENMSDSGISASTMNCAYSALKMYFEKIMFRKFFVAIPRAKKEKHLPEVLSRTEILKMLNSLSNPKHHCIVALLYGSGLRVGEVVRIRIKDIDLERMSLRIYQGKGKKDRYTVLPESLKSILSAQCKIKLSTDFLFTNGRGSHLTEASIQKIVDQSAKKAGINRKISPHTLRHSFATHLLENGTDIRYIQELLGHSNIKTTQIYTHVARSMISNIKSPL, translated from the coding sequence ATGGAAACAAATCAACACTATCCTAGTCAGGATCCGCTTGTAAAGTTGCGTCAAGAAATGAAATTGCGTAATTTTAGCCATAAAACGATAAAAAGTTATCTCTATTATATCACTGACTTCTTAAATAAGTCAAAAAAACAAATCAGGCAGATAAACAGCTCAGATATAAGGGAATATTTGGAAAACATGTCTGATTCCGGAATTTCAGCCTCAACCATGAATTGTGCTTATAGCGCCTTAAAAATGTATTTTGAAAAAATCATGTTTCGGAAATTTTTTGTTGCCATTCCTCGTGCCAAAAAAGAAAAACATTTGCCAGAGGTTTTAAGCAGGACTGAGATCCTTAAAATGTTAAATTCCCTAAGCAACCCCAAACATCACTGCATCGTCGCCCTACTATACGGTTCCGGCCTAAGGGTGGGAGAAGTAGTCAGAATTAGAATAAAAGATATTGATTTAGAGAGAATGAGCCTGCGGATATACCAAGGCAAGGGCAAGAAGGATCGTTATACGGTTTTACCGGAATCATTAAAAAGCATTTTATCTGCGCAATGCAAAATAAAACTTTCTACTGACTTTTTATTCACTAATGGCCGAGGCAGTCATCTGACTGAAGCCAGCATACAAAAAATAGTAGATCAATCGGCTAAAAAGGCGGGAATAAACAGGAAAATATCGCCACACACTCTAAGGCATTCGTTCGCTACCCATTTACTAGAAAATGGCACCGATATAAGATATATCCAAGAGTTGCTCGGTCATTCCAACATAAAAACCACGCAGATTTATACTCATGTTGCCAGATCAATGATAAGCAACATTAAAAGTCCCCTCTGA
- the miaA gene encoding tRNA (adenosine(37)-N6)-dimethylallyltransferase MiaA has protein sequence MTAPAPKLIVILGPTATGKTKLAAALAFKYGGKIISADSRQVFCGMDIGTGKDLADYYISSELAQKLKSSKRPASVKSGLKPAQAASDKASGTAIRGHQDSSKVPYALIDIIEPMTAFNVAKYQKLAKKAIGEAVSQGYQPFLVGGTGLYIDAIIKGYQFNQEISAEKQKQVRNKLDKLSLTRLLARLKKVDPITYQKIDQKNRRRVQRALEIYEATGRRKSETDKKSGSDYDLLIIGLKFSLEEIYRRIDSRLETRIKEGMIKEIKKLRRQGVSWKRLEEFGLEYRYVSRYLRGLISYEEMLGQLKNEIHHFAKRQLTWFKRNKDIVWVTKPREAERAIAGFLKK, from the coding sequence ATGACCGCGCCCGCTCCCAAGTTAATCGTTATTCTCGGACCGACCGCCACTGGCAAAACCAAGCTGGCGGCGGCTTTGGCTTTCAAATATGGCGGCAAAATCATCTCCGCCGACAGCCGTCAGGTTTTTTGCGGCATGGATATTGGCACGGGCAAGGATTTGGCTGATTATTATATTAGCTCGGAACTGGCTCAAAAGCTCAAAAGCTCTAAACGGCCAGCTTCTGTTAAATCAGGCCTAAAACCGGCTCAAGCGGCCTCAGATAAGGCTTCTGGAACGGCCATCAGAGGCCACCAAGATTCATCCAAGGTGCCTTATGCCTTAATTGATATAATTGAGCCAATGACTGCTTTTAACGTTGCCAAGTATCAAAAATTAGCTAAAAAGGCTATTGGCGAGGCAGTTAGTCAGGGTTACCAGCCCTTTTTGGTAGGCGGTACCGGGCTTTATATTGACGCCATAATCAAAGGTTATCAGTTCAACCAGGAAATATCCGCCGAAAAACAAAAACAGGTCAGGAATAAATTAGATAAATTAAGTTTAACTCGATTATTAGCTCGGCTTAAAAAAGTTGATCCTATCACTTACCAAAAGATTGACCAAAAGAATCGTCGACGAGTTCAGCGCGCGTTGGAGATTTATGAGGCGACCGGCCGGCGCAAGTCAGAAACCGATAAAAAATCCGGTTCAGATTATGATTTATTGATTATCGGCTTGAAATTCTCGCTGGAAGAAATTTATCGTCGTATTGACAGCCGGCTGGAAACACGAATCAAGGAGGGGATGATCAAAGAAATAAAAAAACTCCGCCGGCAAGGCGTGAGTTGGAAACGGTTGGAAGAATTCGGATTGGAATACCGCTATGTGTCGCGTTATTTGCGGGGCCTGATCAGCTATGAGGAAATGTTAGGACAACTTAAGAATGAAATCCATCATTTTGCCAAACGGCAATTGACTTGGTTTAAAAGGAATAAGGATATTGTTTGGGTGACTAAACCTCGGGAGGCCGAACGAGCCATCGCCGGTTTCCTTAAAAAATAA